In Fusarium oxysporum f. sp. lycopersici 4287 chromosome 4, whole genome shotgun sequence, a genomic segment contains:
- a CDS encoding hypothetical protein (At least one base has a quality score < 10), which yields MFALGELRSSKCLSSSKGLPGLAYFAVASDAIRVINERPQLDVIETTLILTLYSLEANRRHSACTLVGSALRLATVMGLHLNIDDTYVADPELREHRIRVWWSVYVLDRLLSSKIGLPPLISDDDISVNLPSTSAALGSEDFGDHFCFLAVVRLAKIAGNISRSLYVRTPQRGTFLQRVTKIRDELHHWKEELPEQMKLDFSRSDEAENHSKSIICRLKVSFNQLLILTTRPVLLFCFRRHVEEVTTASKDNSLPDAARDVANTCISTARQSCQLLLRCWVNGEFHIFDYSYVQHLFSAAVILAIASTLGLDTSRDDRDEFDIAADFLQQLEQNGNPAAMEFHAHIKEIQITLEAWRSTYCQPHALPTSQDHGSVENIQSALADQPLEAPVLNNTELGIHAADGSPLNLSFLDDWICDNALQQICWQE from the exons ATGTTTGCACTTGGTGAGCTGCGTTCGAGTAAATGTCTGAGTTCTAGCAAAGGGCTTCCAGGCTTGGCCTACTTCGCAGTTGCCAGCGATGCTATTCGTGTGATCAACGAAAGGCCACAGCTCGACGTTATTGAGACGACCTTGATTCTC ACTCTGTATTCGCTCGAAGCTAACCGCCGACATTCTGCATGTACACTGGTGGGCTCAGCCTTGCGCCTTGCGACCGTAATGGGCCTCCATCTCAACATTGACGATACTTATGTTGCAGACCCTGAACTTAGGGAACATCGTATCCGGGTGTGGTGGTCAGTTTATGTCCTCGATCGTCTATTATCATCCAAGATTGGCCTTCCGCCCCTCATATCGGACGACGATATCTCCGTCAATCTACCCTCCACTAGCGCAGCGCTCGGCTCAGAAGACTTTGGCGACCATTTCTGCTTTTTGGCTGTTGTGCGTCTTGCCAAGATCGCAGGGAACATCTCCAGATCTCTCTATGTCCGGACGCCTCAGCGTGGCACATTTCTGCAAAGGGTTACAAAGATCCGAGACGAACTCCATCACTGGAAGGAGGAGTTACCTGAGCAGATGAAACTTGACTTTAGTCGTTccgatgaggctgaaaatCACTCCAAGTCTATTATTTGTAGGTTGAAAGTGTCGTTCAACCAA TTATTGATCTTGACAACGAGACCTGTACTCCTCTTCTGCTTTCGCCGACACGTCGAAGAGGTCACTACAGCGTCGAAAGATAACTCACTTCCAGACGCAGCTCGCGATGTGGCAAACACGTGTATCAGCACTGCTCGACAGTCCTGCCAGCTGCTACTACGGTGCTGGGTTAACGGCGAATTCCACATTTTTGACTACTCATACGTGCAACATCTCTTCTCTGCTGCAGTGATCCTCGCAATAGCGAGCACACTTGGTCTGGATACCTCGAGGGATGATAGAGACGAGTTCGACATCGCAGCAGACTTTCTACAGCAGCTAGAACAGAATGGAAATCCTGCAGCTATGGAGTTTCATGCTCATATCAAGGAGATACAGATTACTCTAGAGGCATGGCGTTCAACATATTGTCAGCCACATGCTTTGCCTACATCCCAAGATCATGGCTCGGTAGAAAACATCCAATCTGCATTGGCTGACCAACCATTGGAAGCCCCTGTCCTAAATAACACGGAGCTTGGTATTCATGCCGCGGATGGATCGCCTTTGAACCTATCATTCCTAGACGACTGGATCTGTGACAATGCGCTTCAACAGATATGTTGGCAAGAGTAG
- a CDS encoding 2,4-dihydroxyhept-2-ene-1,7-dioic acid aldolase produces the protein MTFLGLPSARTAQLVASTGLDGVIIDCEHGHISDDSMHNAVTAVASQGVSPLVRLRMTHADLIKRSLDAGAHGIVVPMINTPEDARNVVQHAKFPPQGLRGQGSAFPGFAFGVDVPTYMAMANETVLICLQIESKLGVENVDAICAVPGVGPNDLALSILGYTPAKGNEPEFIDAMDRIIAVARKHGKWIGRLSNDGASAKKHLEIFDTVALGYDVRAIQNWYLAELKTAHSSQ, from the exons ATGACCTTTCTCGGTCTCCCTTCTGCACGCACAGCTCAACTGGTAGCTTCCACTGGCCTCGATGGAGTAATTATCGACTGTGAGCACGGGCATATCAGCGATGATTCCATGCATAATGCAGTTACGGCTGTCGCTTCCCAGGGAGTCTCTCCACTTGTTCGTTTAAGAATGACACATGCAGACTTGATCAAACGCTCTCTAGATGCAGGTGCTCATGGTATTGTTGTTCCTATGATCAATACACCTGAAGATGCCAGGAACGTGGTTCAGCACGCCAAGTTTCCGCCCCAAGGGCTAAGGGGTCAAGGCTCAGCGTTTCCTGGGTTTGCTTTTGGGGTTGATGTCCCAACTTACATGGCCATGGCCAACGAGACTGTTCTTATTTGTCTGCAAATTGAGTCCAAGTTGGGTGTTGAGAATGTTGACGCTATATGCGCCGTGCCCGGTGTTG GTCCCAACGACCTTGCTCTTTCAATTCTGGGCTACACTCCCGCAAAAGGCAATGAACCCGAGTTCATCGATGCAATGGACAGAATCATAGCGGTAGCAAGGAAGCATGGCAAATGGATCGGTCGCTTATCAAATGATGGGGCTTCAGCTAAGAAGCATTTGGAAATATTTGATACTGTGGCTTTGGGCTATGATGTGAGGGCTATCCAGAACTGGTATTTGGCTGAACTGAAAACTGCACACTCGTCGCAATAA